In one window of Pseudobdellovibrionaceae bacterium DNA:
- a CDS encoding Crp/Fnr family transcriptional regulator, with protein sequence MTQLDSDLSLSLAKTLDPEVTKKSYKKGSFLYHMGESPSGLFLIYSGLVGLFNSSSDGKDHLFRIFGKGQWLGHRTLIAGDTYHTSAKVLEDSEIGFVSKARTSQLLIDNMDFNSAMIKKLAVELGQAEMRLAASFDKQVAQRVAEAMLYLKETYPDHKWTRNEIAYYCGSTGPTVIRTLALFQQKGFIEQTGREIEILDKKALKSFAEGP encoded by the coding sequence ATGACTCAATTGGATAGTGATCTTTCCCTTTCATTGGCCAAAACTCTTGATCCAGAGGTCACCAAGAAATCTTACAAGAAGGGTTCATTTCTCTATCATATGGGCGAATCTCCAAGCGGCCTGTTTTTGATTTATTCTGGACTTGTGGGGCTTTTTAATTCTTCGTCCGATGGGAAAGACCACCTGTTTCGAATTTTCGGCAAGGGGCAATGGCTCGGTCACCGCACTCTGATTGCGGGAGACACCTACCACACATCAGCGAAAGTTCTTGAAGATTCCGAAATTGGGTTTGTGAGCAAAGCCAGAACTTCACAACTATTAATTGATAATATGGATTTTAATTCGGCCATGATTAAAAAGTTGGCCGTTGAACTGGGTCAAGCAGAAATGCGTTTGGCAGCCAGTTTCGACAAACAGGTTGCGCAAAGAGTGGCTGAGGCCATGCTTTACCTCAAGGAAACTTATCCAGACCATAAATGGACACGCAATGAAATAGCTTACTACTGCGGAAGCACGGGCCCCACAGTGATTCGCACCCTTGCGCTATTTCAACAAAAAGGTTTCATTGAACAAACTGGTCGTGAAATTGAAATCTTGGATAAAAAGGCATTGAAATCGTTTGCTGAGGGCCCTTAA
- a CDS encoding tetratricopeptide repeat protein, producing MNLAKHRLLPLLIFVSTSAIGLAVRATDETPLVIAKGETTEMTYASAPWNKNSTQVDSAFLFLRDQASGQVAKILLYETEPDSSLFSGTFSIQWKDTEKVIPEIYIPPESMRADDRSVNAFSQLLKSGQVEKRPYLMRTDSERHRKVLDVFDSEEQASRARNLYQQEIQLKAKAQATAEAPPSELLETEDLELAEEVGYRQEMAALAQAARERETERIRREQLERQKIESAQKRLLQLNEQRRQMREEKARLLAEKAYEAYQGGDFIEAERQYREATELDPEFRDYYLFYGITLYRNEKYDDALIAFSIAADESNENLELSFYRGMIHYRLNEMALAAKELGLVRQGNDPSLSPSAAFYEGVVLLSSEDYAAAKVAFEYVLDHSKNPQLDAQAEEYIERISEQQRFKKLSEKKWIFQGQIAAVHDSNILFASDTETSQGSTVGSDEQRGGYRLYADLDIERRLIYKKDSQWSASYATEYYYSLDDVFASADPFTHTIELPYSMRGILAERGYRWTITPGYENVFMDASSSGSRYSILSSLLLGSSITVIMARDFMATYSLDIRQDDSLVAESIGPNDADAMKYSLNAQLSFYLDPAFREAVTGSVGLVFNNAKGSEKLYQRAEYQFTYSSPMAWNMTWSGALAGYSLVYPDHASDRKDSNLGLTLSFDKPIGSSWHWLTTANYTSNGSNVAAYEYSKTTVMLGIKYQ from the coding sequence GTGAACTTAGCTAAACATAGACTGCTACCCCTTTTAATTTTTGTCTCAACCAGCGCTATTGGTTTAGCGGTGCGAGCGACAGATGAAACCCCGCTGGTCATTGCAAAAGGTGAAACCACTGAAATGACCTATGCCTCCGCGCCGTGGAATAAAAACAGCACTCAAGTGGATTCTGCGTTTTTGTTTTTACGGGATCAAGCTTCTGGGCAAGTGGCTAAAATTCTTTTGTATGAAACAGAACCGGACTCGTCTTTATTTTCTGGGACTTTTTCAATTCAATGGAAGGATACTGAAAAAGTTATTCCAGAAATTTACATCCCGCCAGAATCCATGCGCGCCGATGATCGATCGGTGAATGCCTTTTCTCAATTGTTAAAGTCTGGACAGGTTGAAAAACGACCGTACCTGATGCGCACCGATTCTGAACGCCATCGAAAAGTACTAGATGTTTTCGATTCGGAGGAACAAGCCAGTCGAGCTCGAAATCTTTACCAACAAGAAATACAACTCAAGGCCAAAGCGCAAGCCACTGCTGAGGCGCCCCCATCTGAATTGTTAGAAACAGAAGATTTAGAGTTGGCTGAAGAAGTGGGATACCGTCAAGAAATGGCTGCACTTGCCCAGGCTGCGCGCGAACGCGAAACAGAAAGAATTCGGCGAGAACAACTAGAGCGGCAAAAAATTGAGTCGGCACAAAAGCGACTTTTACAGCTCAATGAACAACGGCGACAAATGCGAGAAGAAAAAGCCCGTTTGTTGGCTGAAAAAGCCTATGAAGCCTATCAAGGAGGGGATTTTATCGAGGCCGAACGCCAATACCGCGAGGCCACTGAGCTTGATCCTGAGTTTCGTGACTACTACCTTTTTTATGGCATCACCCTTTATCGAAACGAAAAATATGATGATGCCCTAATTGCCTTTAGCATTGCTGCCGACGAATCCAATGAAAACTTGGAACTGTCGTTTTATCGCGGGATGATCCACTATCGACTCAATGAAATGGCTCTTGCCGCCAAAGAGTTGGGTCTTGTGAGGCAAGGCAATGACCCTTCATTGTCGCCATCTGCGGCCTTCTACGAGGGGGTCGTGTTGTTATCTTCTGAGGATTATGCGGCCGCGAAAGTGGCCTTTGAGTATGTCCTTGACCACTCCAAAAACCCACAGCTCGATGCGCAGGCTGAAGAATATATTGAGCGAATTTCAGAACAACAGCGATTTAAAAAACTAAGTGAAAAGAAATGGATTTTTCAAGGTCAGATTGCCGCGGTACATGACTCGAACATTTTATTCGCTTCAGATACAGAAACTTCGCAAGGCTCCACGGTGGGATCTGATGAACAAAGAGGTGGATATCGCCTCTATGCGGATCTTGATATTGAACGCCGCCTAATCTACAAAAAAGACAGCCAATGGAGTGCCTCTTACGCCACTGAATACTATTACTCTTTAGATGATGTGTTTGCTTCAGCCGACCCCTTTACCCATACCATTGAATTGCCCTACTCCATGCGAGGTATTTTAGCTGAAAGAGGATACCGTTGGACGATCACACCTGGTTATGAAAATGTTTTTATGGACGCTTCAAGTTCAGGCTCCAGATATAGCATTTTAAGCTCTCTACTATTGGGATCATCTATCACTGTGATTATGGCCAGAGATTTTATGGCCACCTATTCGCTAGATATTCGCCAAGATGATTCACTGGTGGCCGAGTCTATCGGACCCAACGACGCCGATGCCATGAAATACTCTTTGAATGCCCAGCTCAGTTTTTACCTTGATCCGGCTTTTCGTGAAGCAGTGACTGGTTCCGTCGGTTTAGTGTTTAACAATGCCAAGGGAAGTGAAAAACTTTATCAAAGGGCTGAATACCAGTTTACCTACTCAAGCCCGATGGCATGGAATATGACCTGGTCTGGGGCTTTGGCGGGCTATTCCCTTGTGTATCCCGACCATGCCAGTGACAGAAAAGACTCAAACCTGGGACTCACCCTCTCCTTTGATAAACCAATTGGCTCGAGTTGGCACTGGTTGACCACCGCCAATTATACAAGTAACGGGTCGAATGTGGCCGCCTACGAATACAGCAAAACCACGGTGATGTTGGGTATTAAGTATCAATAA
- a CDS encoding sulfite exporter TauE/SafE family protein: protein MEILGLIAAIVMGLVLGLVGGGGSILTVPILVYLLGVDPVEATAYSLFVVGLSALIGSADYIRRGLVDFKVGSIFTVPAFLGVYGVRRFGMPNIPDTIDLSVMVISKGVLILTVFAVIMLVAAYTMIRGRKETHVEENKKLNLPLIAVEGLVVGGVTGFVGAGGGFLIIPALVVLAGLEMKVAVGTSLLIIGIKSLLGFVGDLQVLESIDWALLTRFTALSVIGIFIGAFISRLIPGEKLKPAFGWFVLIIGGAMLIQQLM, encoded by the coding sequence ATGGAGATTTTAGGATTAATCGCTGCGATTGTGATGGGTTTGGTATTGGGGCTTGTTGGTGGGGGAGGGTCCATACTGACGGTCCCGATCTTGGTGTATTTGTTGGGAGTAGATCCTGTCGAGGCCACAGCATATTCGTTATTCGTGGTGGGATTGTCGGCTCTTATTGGCTCAGCGGATTATATTCGGCGGGGCCTCGTCGACTTTAAAGTCGGTTCCATATTTACGGTGCCCGCTTTTTTAGGGGTATACGGGGTCCGTCGTTTTGGAATGCCAAATATTCCAGATACCATAGATTTATCAGTGATGGTCATTTCAAAGGGAGTCTTAATTTTAACCGTCTTTGCCGTGATTATGCTTGTTGCCGCTTACACGATGATTCGCGGGCGAAAAGAAACCCATGTTGAGGAAAACAAAAAGCTTAATTTACCCTTAATAGCCGTGGAAGGCCTGGTTGTTGGCGGGGTCACAGGTTTTGTTGGGGCGGGTGGGGGTTTTCTAATAATTCCCGCTCTCGTTGTGCTCGCGGGGTTAGAAATGAAGGTGGCTGTAGGAACCTCTTTACTTATCATTGGTATTAAATCGCTACTTGGATTTGTCGGTGACCTTCAGGTTCTAGAAAGTATTGATTGGGCATTGTTGACTCGATTTACAGCTCTTTCTGTAATCGGCATTTTTATTGGAGCGTTTATATCTAGGTTAATTCCCGGCGAAAAACTAAAGCCCGCTTTCGGTTGGTTTGTCCTCATTATCGGAGGGGCCATGTTAATCCAGCAGTTGATGTAG
- a CDS encoding tyrosine-type recombinase/integrase, which translates to MNWLYAEGWVDEEIAPQLISPKVPKKVPHFISVDEAMALIRAVQNDTKSPDRKERDQAERDLLLILLLYGGGLRVSEACELKWKDVSTARRTLRILGKGSRERIITLPQICIEALSQAPKHGDFVFGETAINPRKAYEIVRQRGRSAQLLKPLNPHALRHSYATHLLSDGTDLRILQELLGHQSLSATERYLHLSLDALARTLENSHPMGENKK; encoded by the coding sequence TTGAATTGGTTATATGCTGAAGGGTGGGTTGACGAGGAGATCGCCCCCCAACTTATCAGCCCCAAGGTCCCGAAAAAAGTGCCCCACTTTATTTCTGTGGACGAGGCCATGGCCCTTATCAGAGCCGTGCAGAACGACACTAAGAGTCCTGACAGGAAAGAAAGGGACCAGGCCGAGCGCGACCTGCTTTTGATTCTTCTGCTTTACGGCGGCGGGCTCAGGGTGTCTGAGGCCTGTGAACTCAAGTGGAAAGACGTGAGTACGGCCCGGCGCACCCTTCGTATTTTGGGGAAAGGTAGCAGGGAGCGAATCATCACCCTCCCACAGATCTGTATTGAAGCCTTAAGCCAAGCCCCGAAACACGGTGATTTTGTATTCGGCGAAACAGCTATCAACCCCAGAAAGGCCTACGAGATTGTGCGACAACGAGGCCGTTCTGCCCAGCTTCTTAAACCTCTTAACCCCCATGCGCTGAGGCACAGCTACGCCACCCACCTCTTAAGCGATGGAACGGACTTACGAATTCTGCAAGAGCTGTTAGGCCACCAATCCTTATCGGCGACCGAACGCTATTTGCATCTTAGCCTCGATGCACTGGCGCGAACCCTTGAAAATTCACACCCGATGGGGGAAAACAAAAAATAA
- a CDS encoding NADH-quinone oxidoreductase subunit I, whose translation MSIVKKPGEASKWYLPGILTGMGLTFKKMMGNLTKPTRMQTLNYPEEKFQYSPRFKGNHVLTVKKDGSIRCTACMLCATNCPAQCITITAAEHEDPTVEKYPISYEIDILRCVFCGFCEEACPVDAIRMGPEWQTPALAGGDFHYDIKRLAYRPNLKGGVISRVDEDERHKAGI comes from the coding sequence ATGAGCATTGTTAAAAAACCGGGTGAAGCATCTAAGTGGTATCTTCCTGGGATTCTCACCGGCATGGGACTTACGTTTAAAAAGATGATGGGCAACCTCACAAAGCCCACTCGCATGCAAACGCTCAATTACCCAGAAGAAAAATTTCAATACAGCCCACGGTTTAAAGGCAATCACGTATTGACCGTAAAAAAAGACGGATCCATACGTTGCACAGCGTGTATGTTGTGTGCCACAAATTGCCCGGCACAATGTATAACCATCACAGCGGCAGAACACGAGGATCCAACGGTTGAAAAGTATCCTATTAGTTACGAAATCGACATTCTACGATGTGTTTTTTGTGGGTTTTGCGAAGAGGCATGTCCTGTGGATGCCATTCGCATGGGTCCAGAATGGCAAACTCCAGCCCTAGCTGGGGGAGATTTTCACTATGACATTAAGAGATTGGCATATCGTCCAAACTTAAAAGGCGGAGTCATATCTCGAGTGGATGAGGACGAGCGACACAAAGCCGGCATTTAA
- a CDS encoding flippase-like domain-containing protein yields MKQKLKAIASPLKFLVAFALIYWLVDRGLLNFDLIQKALQPEYLFVGVLLLGFNIFIVTVRWWVLLRGRGLNLSLREAVPLQFIGMFFNFALPGSVSGDLVKGYILVKENPNKKMAAASTVLMDRVIGLYAMIFLALAGAAFHLDIVFSNKPLLAFVVIVVSIFSGITVFLAMALSKTVRGFKGTDLLLKKLPFGGFVEKVYDTIHSYRSSLKAVAQAFVLSVLAHMSIVVLFYVVGFALNEETVGLGAYFFSVPLGLAVTAIPIAPAGIGVGQEAMLRLFAIFTGSQLKVGPTGATVFQVLLLGWSMLGALFYVKRKRQVAPVLTESELTP; encoded by the coding sequence ATGAAGCAGAAGCTGAAGGCCATAGCCTCACCCTTAAAATTCTTAGTGGCCTTTGCGCTGATCTATTGGCTCGTGGATCGGGGGCTGTTGAATTTTGATTTGATTCAAAAAGCACTACAACCAGAGTATCTCTTTGTCGGGGTGCTCCTGCTGGGTTTTAATATTTTTATTGTGACCGTTCGTTGGTGGGTGTTGTTGCGGGGGCGAGGATTAAACCTGTCTTTAAGAGAGGCTGTGCCGTTGCAGTTTATCGGTATGTTTTTTAATTTTGCTCTTCCGGGCAGTGTGAGTGGGGACTTGGTTAAGGGTTATATTTTAGTGAAAGAAAACCCCAACAAAAAAATGGCAGCGGCATCGACTGTTCTTATGGATCGGGTGATTGGGCTCTATGCCATGATTTTTTTGGCTCTGGCTGGGGCGGCCTTTCATTTAGATATTGTTTTTTCAAATAAACCCCTTTTGGCCTTTGTAGTCATAGTGGTGTCAATTTTTTCTGGTATTACGGTGTTTTTGGCAATGGCCTTATCAAAGACTGTGCGGGGTTTTAAGGGTACGGACCTACTTCTCAAGAAATTGCCGTTTGGTGGATTTGTTGAAAAAGTCTATGACACCATTCACTCCTATCGATCTTCTTTGAAGGCCGTAGCTCAAGCCTTTGTGTTAAGTGTTTTGGCCCATATGAGTATTGTGGTGCTGTTTTATGTGGTGGGCTTTGCCCTAAATGAAGAAACTGTGGGTCTGGGAGCATACTTTTTTTCTGTGCCCTTAGGGTTAGCTGTCACGGCTATACCTATTGCGCCAGCAGGAATTGGTGTGGGGCAAGAGGCCATGCTTCGGCTTTTTGCCATTTTTACGGGCTCACAACTAAAAGTGGGGCCGACGGGAGCCACAGTGTTTCAAGTGCTTTTGCTGGGCTGGAGTATGTTGGGAGCTTTATTTTACGTAAAACGAAAGCGGCAGGTGGCCCCTGTTTTAACTGAAAGTGAGTTGACGCCATGA
- a CDS encoding HAD family hydrolase codes for MQRKVIFLDRDGTLIEDKIYLNDPNDIVYLPGVFDAMVLLRDLGYDFVVVTNQSGVARGIVEIENLHEVHRRMQASFLEVNVDFLGFYYAPYLPSTDHPLRKPNPGMLMQAAKEFGIDLKNSWMVGDRMTDVEAGHRAGTKSIFIGTTEKISDSPFAPPELETKDLLEAAQILSGKPLI; via the coding sequence ATGCAACGCAAAGTTATTTTTTTAGACAGAGACGGTACGCTAATTGAAGACAAGATTTATCTCAACGACCCCAATGATATTGTCTATTTGCCTGGTGTCTTTGACGCCATGGTGCTTCTGCGTGACCTCGGATATGATTTTGTTGTGGTCACGAATCAATCCGGCGTGGCTAGAGGGATCGTGGAAATTGAAAACCTTCACGAAGTCCATCGACGGATGCAGGCCTCATTTTTAGAGGTGAATGTGGATTTTCTTGGCTTCTATTATGCCCCCTATTTGCCCTCTACCGATCATCCTCTTCGAAAACCAAATCCAGGCATGTTGATGCAAGCGGCAAAAGAATTTGGCATTGATTTAAAAAATAGCTGGATGGTGGGTGATCGCATGACCGACGTGGAAGCTGGCCATCGCGCCGGCACAAAATCGATATTTATCGGCACTACAGAGAAAATAAGTGATTCTCCCTTTGCCCCCCCTGAGCTAGAAACTAAAGATCTATTAGAAGCCGCACAAATCCTCTCGGGAAAGCCATTGATCTAA
- the recO gene encoding DNA repair protein RecO, with translation MQVRDRIIVLRKTKYGESDLIVHGLSPKMGQIGFIAKGALRSKRRFGGGVLEPTHFVEITYKGDGGYMADRLHLMYEASLIKDFHALREDYERLELSLYFLQVVGKIQQGEGAEAKELFDLLGNALQAATTSPSLAVLRAHFEAKVLYQQGVWPQDLASQPWLELGLAEHTKIAVSSVETKSFQRQVHTSLESYLHR, from the coding sequence ATGCAGGTTAGAGACCGAATTATAGTGTTGCGAAAAACCAAATATGGAGAGTCAGATCTCATTGTCCATGGACTTAGCCCGAAAATGGGGCAGATCGGCTTTATCGCAAAAGGCGCCCTAAGAAGCAAAAGGCGTTTCGGTGGCGGAGTGCTCGAGCCCACCCACTTCGTCGAGATCACCTATAAAGGTGACGGTGGCTATATGGCTGATCGTCTGCATTTGATGTATGAGGCGTCGTTGATTAAAGACTTTCATGCGCTTCGAGAAGACTATGAGCGCCTAGAACTATCACTTTATTTTTTGCAAGTGGTGGGCAAGATTCAACAGGGCGAAGGCGCCGAAGCCAAAGAGTTGTTTGACCTCCTCGGAAATGCCTTACAAGCCGCCACCACCAGTCCATCTCTAGCTGTGCTTAGGGCCCACTTTGAGGCAAAGGTATTGTACCAACAAGGCGTATGGCCCCAAGATCTAGCCAGTCAGCCCTGGCTCGAACTGGGGCTGGCCGAGCACACAAAAATTGCAGTGTCCTCCGTAGAGACCAAGAGCTTTCAGAGGCAGGTGCATACATCACTTGAAAGTTACCTTCATCGGTAG
- a CDS encoding sigma-54-dependent Fis family transcriptional regulator, whose amino-acid sequence MSDTEKSSILPPSEQNQFLGHPANRLGFESNTIVYKSEVMRQLMRMVERVAPSNATVLILGESGTGKELIAHAIHKKSNRRDKPFIAINCGALRETLLESELFGHERGAFTGAYARKVGLAEAANGGTLFLDEIGELSPGIQAKLLRFLQEGEIFRVGGKDPIKVDIRLISATNRELDKEVMRGNFREDLFYRINTIMLHAPPLRRRKEDITILVDHFLRGSSHGYLNRGRRVSQEALEVMMKYDWPGNIRELQNTCERLQILAEGETILPTDLPEQIRNPEMKVILDDYDPTMTLHELEKRYILKALNYFDGNKTQAANALGITIKTLYNKLHEYGEFEKYAVHSRTSK is encoded by the coding sequence ATGTCAGATACAGAGAAATCTTCTATTCTACCGCCTAGTGAGCAAAACCAATTTTTAGGTCATCCTGCAAATCGTTTGGGATTTGAATCCAATACTATAGTCTATAAGTCGGAAGTGATGCGCCAGCTTATGCGGATGGTGGAACGAGTAGCTCCGTCAAATGCCACAGTGTTAATTCTGGGTGAAAGCGGAACGGGTAAAGAACTAATTGCCCATGCCATCCATAAGAAGAGCAATCGTCGGGATAAGCCATTTATTGCGATTAACTGCGGCGCTTTACGTGAAACTTTACTTGAAAGTGAACTTTTTGGTCACGAGCGTGGAGCTTTTACTGGAGCTTACGCGCGAAAAGTGGGATTAGCAGAAGCCGCCAACGGTGGAACACTATTTCTTGATGAAATCGGTGAATTAAGCCCAGGCATTCAAGCCAAGCTATTGCGCTTTTTGCAAGAGGGAGAGATTTTCCGAGTGGGTGGTAAAGATCCCATTAAAGTGGATATTCGACTCATCAGTGCCACAAACAGAGAGTTAGATAAAGAAGTCATGCGTGGAAACTTCCGCGAAGATTTGTTTTATCGAATCAACACAATCATGTTGCATGCACCCCCTCTTCGCCGTCGAAAAGAAGACATCACTATTTTAGTGGACCATTTCTTGCGTGGAAGTTCCCATGGTTACCTCAATCGAGGTCGACGTGTGAGTCAAGAAGCGCTTGAAGTGATGATGAAGTACGATTGGCCGGGTAATATTCGTGAGTTGCAAAACACTTGCGAGCGCCTACAGATTCTTGCTGAGGGAGAAACTATTCTTCCTACAGATTTACCAGAACAAATTCGCAATCCGGAAATGAAAGTTATTTTGGATGACTATGATCCAACAATGACTTTGCACGAACTGGAGAAGCGCTATATTTTAAAGGCTCTTAATTATTTTGACGGCAACAAAACTCAAGCTGCCAATGCCTTGGGCATCACTATTAAGACTCTTTATAATAAACTTCATGAGTACGGTGAGTTTGAAAAGTACGCGGTCCATTCGCGAACAAGCAAATAA
- a CDS encoding FecR domain-containing protein has product MNSISFFVTGFSILVCLTFSPWAEATRVHGVFRVVKGKVEVTSSKSGQAKRARVGQKVYPGDKVSTGKDARAKIVMVDSNEIIVSPDSQVTLEKYEYSPENDNKDVLLDVIYGKVRSKVKQQYNGKTSQFRVKTRSAVAGVRGTDFFTSYDAKTELTRVVTFAGRVEFGAASTSGQIINPVLVEVGQFTTHKVNTDNPGASPTPPMPVPKNEFSRLNKDSDLDSAGYRPIDPRVLPAEPKRDPDSEGDPGKGTSDRPQGRDTAGAPPKMCPPFCGDFNGEMPGRPVPPPRPPVAGGCPGGVCIPQRRDFVDEVVRDGHTRIIINIEDGPRP; this is encoded by the coding sequence ATGAATTCTATTTCTTTTTTCGTTACTGGATTTTCGATCTTAGTTTGTTTGACCTTTTCACCCTGGGCTGAAGCCACTCGCGTGCATGGCGTTTTTCGGGTGGTGAAAGGCAAGGTTGAAGTCACCTCTTCAAAATCTGGACAGGCCAAAAGAGCCCGAGTGGGTCAAAAAGTTTACCCTGGCGACAAGGTGAGCACAGGCAAAGACGCCCGCGCAAAGATTGTTATGGTCGATAGTAACGAAATCATTGTGTCTCCCGACTCACAGGTGACCCTTGAAAAGTACGAATACAGTCCTGAAAATGACAACAAAGATGTATTGCTAGATGTGATCTACGGTAAAGTCAGATCCAAAGTGAAGCAGCAGTACAATGGTAAGACCAGTCAGTTTCGAGTGAAAACTCGTTCTGCGGTGGCCGGAGTGAGAGGAACGGATTTTTTCACCTCATATGATGCCAAAACCGAACTCACCCGCGTGGTTACATTTGCGGGCCGTGTGGAATTTGGCGCCGCAAGCACGAGCGGACAAATTATTAACCCGGTTCTCGTAGAAGTGGGCCAATTTACCACGCACAAGGTAAACACCGATAATCCGGGCGCCTCTCCCACTCCGCCCATGCCGGTGCCCAAAAATGAGTTTTCACGACTCAATAAAGATTCAGATCTAGACAGTGCCGGTTATCGTCCCATCGATCCTAGAGTTCTGCCTGCTGAACCCAAACGAGACCCTGATAGCGAAGGCGATCCTGGCAAAGGCACTAGTGACAGACCTCAGGGGCGAGACACTGCAGGAGCACCTCCAAAAATGTGCCCGCCCTTTTGTGGAGACTTTAACGGTGAAATGCCTGGTCGCCCGGTGCCGCCCCCTCGCCCTCCCGTGGCCGGTGGATGCCCTGGTGGCGTGTGTATTCCGCAACGACGGGATTTTGTTGATGAAGTGGTTCGCGATGGACATACCCGAATTATTATTAATATTGAAGATGGACCACGTCCATAG
- the mgtE gene encoding magnesium transporter, whose translation MIEDRTQRLIDTVRKLQHRGAIHNIRKVIQKTHTADVAAMLEGFREEEAFEIFKLEPSLEKQAEVLAYLPTQRQQDIVSRLNRADAVKLLALMDTDDVADLLGNLPEDESQQFLQSMKREDSEEVADLMGYADDTAGGLMGSDFLPFRQEMTVKEAIASIQSGDEDSQVTFYLYVTNEMEQLVGVISLKQLLLSRQSELLRDIMTTSVISVKVDTPQEDVAQLVERYDFLCVPVVDDGNKLIGVITVDDVIDVIREEAEEDLLAMGQAGFDVEATTKEHFWARLPWLTLSFAGGAICFTMIYFFGYFQRVYEAPLAPLWIVAAFIPVMLATGTVAGTQASTIIVAAIRAGSVDRRKLLDQLKKEILLALMFSVFFGGLVLVLGLWIFPEYHLTMPFSGAMTLQILISVFFGIGVPMGLLKLGMNPSVAPIPLFTTLADISAIAVLFGLYYAG comes from the coding sequence ATGATCGAAGATCGTACGCAACGTCTCATCGATACAGTTAGAAAGCTGCAACATCGTGGGGCAATCCATAATATTAGAAAAGTCATACAGAAAACTCATACGGCCGATGTGGCCGCGATGCTTGAGGGCTTTCGAGAAGAAGAAGCCTTTGAGATTTTCAAGCTAGAGCCGTCTCTTGAAAAACAAGCCGAAGTGTTGGCCTACTTACCCACCCAGCGACAGCAAGATATCGTAAGTCGCCTCAATCGGGCTGATGCCGTAAAACTGTTGGCCCTGATGGACACGGACGATGTGGCAGATTTATTAGGTAATTTGCCAGAAGATGAGTCGCAACAGTTCCTGCAATCAATGAAAAGAGAAGACTCCGAAGAAGTGGCTGATCTCATGGGGTATGCTGACGACACCGCTGGCGGATTGATGGGTTCGGATTTTCTGCCATTTAGGCAGGAAATGACGGTAAAAGAGGCCATAGCCTCCATTCAAAGTGGTGATGAAGACAGTCAAGTGACGTTTTATTTGTATGTCACAAATGAAATGGAACAACTTGTGGGTGTCATCAGTTTAAAGCAGTTATTGCTATCTCGGCAGAGTGAGCTACTTCGAGACATTATGACCACTTCGGTGATTTCAGTAAAGGTTGATACGCCACAAGAAGACGTGGCCCAGCTTGTAGAGCGATATGATTTCCTGTGTGTGCCCGTGGTGGATGACGGCAATAAACTGATCGGCGTGATCACGGTGGATGACGTTATCGATGTCATTCGGGAAGAGGCAGAAGAAGACCTGTTGGCCATGGGACAGGCCGGATTCGATGTGGAGGCCACAACAAAAGAGCACTTTTGGGCCCGGCTACCGTGGCTAACTCTATCATTTGCCGGTGGAGCTATTTGCTTCACGATGATTTATTTTTTTGGGTATTTCCAGAGAGTTTACGAAGCTCCATTGGCACCCCTTTGGATTGTGGCTGCTTTTATACCTGTCATGTTGGCTACAGGTACGGTTGCTGGCACGCAGGCTTCCACGATTATCGTGGCGGCCATACGCGCGGGCAGCGTGGATCGTCGTAAGCTTTTGGATCAACTAAAAAAAGAAATCCTGCTGGCATTGATGTTTTCGGTGTTTTTTGGTGGGCTTGTATTGGTTTTGGGGCTGTGGATTTTTCCCGAGTACCATTTGACGATGCCATTTTCAGGGGCGATGACTCTGCAAATCTTGATTTCAGTATTTTTCGGAATCGGTGTGCCCATGGGGTTATTGAAACTGGGAATGAACCCCAGTGTAGCACCCATACCTTTGTTCACCACACTGGCGGATATCTCAGCGATTGCGGTTCTTTTTGGCCTCTACTATGCAGGTTAG